In a genomic window of Vigna angularis cultivar LongXiaoDou No.4 chromosome 6, ASM1680809v1, whole genome shotgun sequence:
- the LOC108343919 gene encoding 7-deoxyloganetin glucosyltransferase gives MSNPAEKKPHAVLIPFPVQGHINPFFRLAKLLHLRGFHITFVHTEYNYKRLLNSSALKAFHVLPDFHYETIPDGLPLIDAAANVTQDPVSLGKSVRENSLIPFRELLSKLNDSAIAGLIPPVTGLVSDFCLTFTTKAAQELALPILLFSPVSATCLVSIMNLRDLSDKGLIPLKDESYLTNGYLDTKLDWIPGLKNFRLKDLLDYIRTTDPNHFMLNYVIDMADNVLKASAIVINTSDELESEALKALSSMLPSVYPIGPFPSFLNQSPQSHLESLGSNLWKEDTECLEWLKSKEPNSVVYVNFGSITIMAPEQLLEFAWGLANSKRPFLWIIRPDLVIGGSMILSSEFVNEISDRGLIASWCSQEQVLNHPSIGGFLTHCGWNSTTESVCAGVPMLCWPVSTDQPTNCRSICSEWGIGIEINTDVTRKEVEKNVNELILGEKGKEMRQKVMQLKKKVEEDTRSGGLSYRNLDKVIKEVLVKQT, from the exons atgagTAACCCTGCAGAGAAAAAGCCACACGCAGTGTTGATCCCATTTCCAGTTCAAGGCCATATCAACCCTTTTTTCAGACTAGCAAAGTTACTTCATCTCAGAGGCTTTCACATTACCTTTGTCCACACTGAATACAACTACAAACGCTTGCTCAATTCAAGTGCTCTTAAGGCCTTTCATGTTCTCCCAGATTTTCATTATGAGACAATCCCAGATGGTCTTCCTCTCATCGATGCTGCTGCTAATGTCACTCAGGACCCAGTGTCCCTTGGTAAATCTGTGAGAGAGAACTCTCTCATTCCCTTCCGTGAACTTCTATCTAAGCTAAATGATTCTGCCATTGCTGGCCTTATACCTCCAGTTACAGGCTTGGTTTCTGATTTTTGTTTGACTTTTACTACAAAAGCTGCTCAAGAACTAGCACTCCCTATTCTTCTATTTTCACCTGTCAGTGCCACCTGCTTAGTTTCTATAATGAACTTACGTGATCTTTCTGATAAAGGTCTAATACCACTCAAAG ATGAGAGTTATTTGACAAATGGGTATTTGGACACCAAACTAGACTGGATTCCAGGTTTGAAAAACTTCAGACTGAAGGACCTCCTTGACTACATAAGGACAACAGATCCAAATCACTTTATGTTAAACTATGTAATTGATATGGCAGATAATGTGCTCAAAGCTTCTGCTATTGTTATAAATACTTCTGATGAACTTGAGAGTGAAGCATTGAAGGCGCTCTCTTCTATGCTCCCTTCTGTTTACCCGATTGGCCCTTTCCCTTCATTTTTGAATCAAAGTCCACAGAGTCACTTGGAATCTTTAGGTTCCAATCTTTGGAAGGAAGATACTGAGTGCCTTGAATGGCTTAAATCCAAAGAACCTAATTCTGTTGTTTATGTGAATTTTGGTAGCATCACAATTATGGCTCCAGAACAACTTTTGGAATTTGCTTGGGGTTTGGCCAACAGCAAGAGACCCTTTTTATGGATCATTAGGCCTGACCTTGTCATTGGTGGTTCAATGATTTTGTCATCTGAGTTTGTGAATGAAATATCAGATAGAGGCCTAATTGCAAGCTGGTGTTCACAAGAGCAAGTGTTGAATCACCCTTCAATTGGTGGATTCTTGACTCATTGTGGATGGAACTCAACAACTGAAAGTGTTTGTGCTGGTGTGCCCATGTTGTGTTGGCCAGTTTCTACTGATCAGCCAACAAACTGCAGAAGTATTTGCAGTGAATGGGGCATTGGAATCGAAATTAACACTGATGTGACGAGAAAAGAGGTGGAGAAAAATGTGAATGAATTGATTTTAGGAGAGAAAGGAAAGGAGATGAGGCAAAAGGTCATGCAGTTGAAGAAGAAGGTGGAAGAGGACACTAGATCTGGTGGTCTTTCATACAGGAACTTGGACAAAGTGATTAAAGAAGTCTTGGTCAAACAAACTTAG
- the LOC108345076 gene encoding uncharacterized protein LOC108345076, giving the protein MQQKFVNKYFPATKAANIRREITSTGQFQEESLAEYWERFSNLCTTCPNHQISEPRLLVYFYEDLLYKDKVLVDAAAGGSLLDKTPTEARKLLSKLSGENHDEVADEPIVQN; this is encoded by the exons ATGCAACAGAAGTTTGTGAATAAATACTTTCCAGCAACCAAAGCGGCCAACATCAGAAGGGAAATTACTTCCACTGGGCAGTTTCAAGAAGAGAGTCTGGCTGAATACTGGGAAAGATTCAGCAATCTATGCACAACATGCCCCAACCACCAGATTTCAGAGCCCAGGCTTCTGGTCTACTTTTATGAGGACTTGCTTTACAAAGACAAGGTGTTGGTTGATGCAGCAGCTGGAGGCTCTCTGCTGGACAAGACCCCAACAGAGGCAAGGAAGTTGCTGAGCAAGCTATCTGGTGAGAATCATGATGAGGTAGCTGATGAGCCAATAGTGCAG AATTAA